From the Deltaproteobacteria bacterium genome, the window ACGAACATCAAAGAAGTCGGCGGGGACATCGAGAAGTCCCGCCGCTGTCAAAGCCCCGGCAAGCAGTTCCCGAATATCGACGGAGACTCGGAAAGGGTCCTCCGGTGTTTTGAGAAACAGGAAGAGGTCGATATCACGGAAGGCTCCGCCGGTAACGAAAGAACCATAAAGGTAGGCAAAAAGAACCCGCGCGTCCGCCTTCAGCGTGTCGGCAATCAACCTTGTGATTTTCTCTTTTTCATCTTTTTGTTTCTTCATGACGCGATCCATCATGCCACGGTGCCGGAAGGATGTCAAACA encodes:
- a CDS encoding nucleotidyltransferase domain-containing protein, which encodes MKKQKDEKEKITRLIADTLKADARVLFAYLYGSFVTGGAFRDIDLFLFLKTPEDPFRVSVDIRELLAGALTAAGLLDVPADFFDVRVMNDAPYDFVINILCDGLLLVDRDPEIRTDLIEKVSNEYRVNCALLDEVFR